In Spirosoma aureum, a single genomic region encodes these proteins:
- a CDS encoding tetratricopeptide repeat-containing sensor histidine kinase, translated as MRFVFLLYLLLSQAPKLRAQPMAIAEANRLRSTLNESRADTQQVQTRLRLGDFYLHKTLHVKPSLDSALTMAQQALTLSRRMGFTRGVDDAVLVQGSVFIRQRRTELVEKMLKGVSETIQIRLLLELGKSWLRSTMSREADWSTARVYFERADTLSQRIHSQHWQQESQLLMGLSYLLNGDWPTGMTYFLPVIQARRDAGDKAGELWALLKWVTASQRGHKEERIGFANRALRLARQLGDKPKQAALLLVIGYNYQLLVNLKQAQKEADQALAIYKAIGPKPIYETYINLMRESDFIHRTHLIDFSSPYFLLTDIHLQKNNLDQALRYYLKIIEEAEAHRLPNDLDYLYFMIGNVYYNWNQFDKSIDYYQQSLALSHQKGEVAIYGGMVRRLVACLLKQGKVQPALTQLKSVVSQDPPLYPVFFEKPNLLRSFGDCYTALKQYRLAETYYLQALQWSENGPEGVSQNLARLQVSQFYVNTGQFTKARLYLKKVANVPDYKYPLPNRQEIVWLRFKVDSAFGHTALALRHYQRYKAINDSVFNQTKSQQIAELGIRYETQKKEQDLRLKAKNIALLTQQGQTQQVQRNGLLAGTALLMALLGLSVNRYRLKQRSNQLLETKQEQINHKNQELQQLLEDKERLLKEIHHRVKNNLQVVMSLLNSQASYLSDDSALSAIQQSQHRLQSMALIHQKLYQAQGVACIPMADYIEEVVAYLRESYELPQPIGFEVNVEAIELDVTQAVPLGLIINEAITNSLKYAFPDGRPGTISLAFHRLRPTEYELRITDDGVGLPADYDPAHSHSLGMTLIEGFSQQLGGELTIRNNAGLSISLQFQDEQLTSTASSVATTSKMV; from the coding sequence ATGCGGTTTGTCTTCTTACTTTACCTGCTGCTAAGCCAGGCTCCCAAACTCAGGGCACAACCCATGGCCATCGCCGAAGCCAACCGTTTACGATCGACGCTGAATGAGAGTCGAGCTGATACCCAGCAGGTTCAAACCAGGCTGCGGCTGGGTGACTTTTATTTACATAAAACCCTGCATGTTAAACCCAGCCTGGACTCGGCGCTGACCATGGCTCAGCAAGCCCTGACTCTATCCCGTCGAATGGGCTTCACCAGAGGAGTAGACGATGCAGTTTTGGTGCAGGGTAGTGTTTTTATCCGCCAGCGAAGGACTGAACTGGTCGAGAAGATGCTCAAGGGCGTGAGTGAAACCATCCAGATCAGGCTGCTGCTGGAGTTGGGCAAAAGCTGGCTTCGCTCCACCATGAGCCGGGAGGCCGACTGGAGCACAGCCCGTGTCTACTTTGAGCGAGCCGATACCCTGAGTCAGCGCATCCACAGCCAGCACTGGCAGCAGGAAAGTCAGTTGTTGATGGGATTAAGCTACTTACTGAATGGTGACTGGCCCACCGGCATGACCTACTTCCTGCCAGTAATTCAGGCTCGTCGGGATGCAGGTGACAAGGCGGGCGAACTTTGGGCACTTTTAAAATGGGTCACTGCTTCGCAAAGAGGTCATAAGGAAGAGCGGATAGGGTTTGCCAACCGGGCTTTGAGGCTGGCCCGACAACTTGGGGATAAGCCAAAACAGGCAGCCCTATTACTGGTAATTGGCTATAATTACCAATTATTGGTAAACCTGAAACAAGCCCAGAAGGAGGCCGATCAGGCACTAGCCATCTATAAGGCGATTGGACCCAAGCCGATCTATGAGACCTATATAAACTTAATGAGAGAAAGCGATTTCATTCATCGAACGCATCTCATTGATTTCTCAAGCCCGTACTTTCTACTAACCGATATCCATTTACAAAAAAATAATTTGGACCAGGCCTTACGGTACTACCTGAAAATCATCGAAGAAGCTGAAGCCCATAGGTTGCCCAATGATCTGGATTATCTCTATTTTATGATCGGCAATGTGTACTATAACTGGAATCAGTTTGACAAGAGCATCGATTACTACCAGCAGTCGCTGGCCCTTAGCCACCAAAAAGGAGAGGTTGCCATCTACGGAGGAATGGTTAGACGACTGGTTGCCTGCTTACTTAAGCAAGGTAAGGTGCAACCAGCTCTAACCCAGCTCAAATCCGTTGTTTCACAAGATCCACCCCTCTATCCTGTCTTTTTTGAAAAACCAAACCTATTACGCAGCTTTGGCGATTGTTATACTGCCCTGAAGCAATATCGGCTTGCTGAAACCTACTATTTGCAGGCTCTTCAGTGGTCGGAGAATGGGCCGGAAGGGGTAAGCCAAAATCTGGCCCGTTTACAAGTGAGTCAATTTTATGTGAACACTGGTCAGTTTACCAAGGCCCGCCTTTACCTGAAAAAGGTGGCCAATGTTCCTGATTATAAATACCCCTTGCCTAACAGACAGGAAATTGTTTGGTTGCGCTTTAAGGTCGACTCCGCCTTTGGCCACACTGCGTTGGCGCTTCGGCACTACCAGCGTTACAAGGCCATCAATGACTCTGTCTTTAACCAGACCAAGAGCCAGCAGATTGCCGAGTTGGGTATCCGCTACGAAACCCAAAAGAAAGAACAGGACTTGCGGCTGAAAGCCAAAAACATCGCTTTATTGACTCAGCAAGGCCAGACCCAGCAAGTTCAGCGTAATGGACTACTGGCAGGCACAGCCCTGTTGATGGCCCTGTTGGGACTGAGTGTCAACCGCTACCGACTCAAACAACGTAGCAACCAGCTCCTGGAGACCAAACAAGAGCAGATCAATCACAAGAATCAGGAGTTGCAGCAACTGCTTGAGGATAAGGAACGACTGCTGAAGGAGATTCACCATCGGGTCAAAAACAACCTTCAGGTGGTGATGAGTCTGTTGAACTCCCAGGCCAGTTATCTCTCGGATGATTCGGCTCTGTCGGCCATCCAGCAGAGCCAGCACCGCTTGCAGTCGATGGCTCTGATCCACCAGAAGCTTTACCAGGCCCAGGGCGTGGCCTGTATTCCGATGGCTGACTATATTGAGGAGGTGGTGGCCTACCTGCGGGAGTCCTATGAGCTGCCCCAACCCATTGGCTTTGAGGTGAATGTAGAGGCAATTGAACTAGACGTCACCCAGGCGGTGCCCTTAGGCCTGATCATCAACGAAGCCATTACCAACTCTCTCAAATATGCCTTTCCCGATGGTCGTCCCGGAACGATCAGTCTGGCCTTTCATCGGCTAAGGCCCACTGAGTATGAGCTTAGGATAACGGATGATGGAGTTGGCTTACCGGCAGATTATGATCCTGCTCATAGTCACTCTTTGGGCATGACCCTCATTGAAGGCTTTAGCCAGCAACTGGGAGGGGAGTTAACGATTCGTAATAACGCTGGCTTATCGATCAGCTTACAGTTTCAGGACGAACAACTGACCAGTACTGCTTCCAGTGTAGCCACTACTTCAAAGATGGTTTAA
- a CDS encoding porin family protein, which translates to MNKFVCTALVLIGMLSTTLAQVALVPKAGLNLARIAFDQANNNDTRTRGVFVGGIGVLIGSPFNVFSLQPEVLFSQKGYQRAKNDRFTVNYIEIPVMGRLSLGSKQTRGYLGIGPSYGFAIGGKNRGTDGKDVKVEFGDGPGETNRSDWGLQFGLGLSQQLGIGALQIEGRYGLGLSNISSAESHNRVISFTAGYAIPIRSR; encoded by the coding sequence ATGAACAAATTTGTATGCACAGCATTGGTACTCATTGGAATGTTGAGCACCACATTAGCACAGGTAGCACTGGTTCCCAAAGCGGGACTGAACTTGGCCCGTATTGCATTCGACCAGGCTAACAACAACGATACCCGAACACGCGGTGTATTTGTGGGAGGGATTGGCGTATTGATTGGCTCGCCGTTTAATGTCTTTTCCCTTCAACCTGAAGTACTGTTTTCTCAGAAGGGGTATCAGCGTGCCAAAAACGATCGATTCACAGTGAATTACATTGAGATTCCTGTAATGGGCCGGTTGAGCTTAGGCAGTAAGCAGACCCGTGGTTATTTAGGTATTGGTCCTTCCTACGGTTTCGCCATTGGAGGGAAGAATCGGGGAACCGATGGAAAAGACGTAAAAGTTGAATTTGGCGATGGACCCGGTGAAACGAACCGATCGGACTGGGGCTTGCAATTCGGTTTGGGGCTTAGCCAGCAGTTGGGTATCGGAGCGCTACAAATCGAAGGTCGGTATGGTTTGGGCCTTTCCAATATTAGTTCGGCAGAGTCGCATAACCGGGTCATTTCATTTACGGCAGGCTACGCCATCCCGATTCGTAGTCGCTGA
- a CDS encoding RNA polymerase sigma factor, translating into MNTTDQHTEFTQQITQFMSPLRQLAIQFTKDPEDANDLVQDTLLRAYRYWHKFRPDSNLKAWLFTIMRNTFITCCQQKKRERRVIVSAHSCDLANSSLNSIANGAISETLQEDIWTAVTQLMAMHQEAFLLHLAGYKYFEIARKLAIPVGTVKSRIFIARKELQRRISR; encoded by the coding sequence ATGAATACTACCGATCAACACACCGAATTTACCCAGCAGATTACCCAGTTCATGAGCCCATTACGTCAACTCGCCATTCAGTTTACAAAAGACCCGGAGGACGCCAACGATCTGGTGCAGGACACGCTGCTGAGAGCATACAGGTATTGGCACAAATTCAGGCCCGATTCTAATCTGAAAGCCTGGTTATTCACAATCATGCGCAACACGTTTATCACGTGTTGTCAGCAGAAAAAACGCGAACGACGGGTAATCGTTTCGGCCCATTCCTGTGATTTGGCCAATTCATCCCTCAATTCTATAGCAAACGGGGCAATTAGCGAGACCTTACAGGAGGACATCTGGACAGCGGTTACCCAATTGATGGCGATGCATCAGGAGGCTTTTCTACTGCATTTAGCTGGCTATAAGTATTTTGAAATAGCTCGTAAGTTAGCAATTCCAGTAGGAACCGTAAAAAGCCGAATCTTCATTGCCCGGAAGGAGTTGCAGCGTCGAATAAGCCGCTAA
- a CDS encoding DUF4136 domain-containing protein, protein MKNLYISISLVIALIGCSPRVTVDKTQTIDFNHYKTYGWMDSDVNAGQNPLYYNQLATQRVEQTVNMVLSQRGLDSTKNMPDLLVGYHFFVEDKTRLVTSNPSPTPVYGPYYGWGRWGYRNWRPSWWSWNTWGPMYSQEKYEAGTVVIDMVDAETKQLIWRGSVQSAIVDPARISDQLQRDVQRIIEQFPQRKG, encoded by the coding sequence ATGAAAAATCTTTATATCTCTATCAGTTTGGTCATCGCGCTGATTGGCTGTAGCCCGCGCGTAACTGTGGATAAAACCCAAACAATTGATTTTAATCACTATAAAACTTACGGCTGGATGGATTCAGATGTAAACGCGGGACAAAATCCGCTGTATTACAACCAACTCGCCACGCAACGTGTAGAGCAGACCGTTAATATGGTGTTAAGCCAGCGGGGACTGGATTCAACGAAAAACATGCCCGATTTGCTGGTCGGTTATCACTTCTTTGTTGAAGATAAAACGCGTTTAGTCACCAGCAACCCTTCACCGACTCCCGTATATGGGCCTTATTATGGCTGGGGCCGCTGGGGATATCGGAACTGGCGCCCATCCTGGTGGAGCTGGAACACCTGGGGCCCCATGTACTCCCAGGAAAAATATGAAGCTGGTACTGTGGTGATTGATATGGTTGATGCTGAAACCAAACAGTTGATCTGGCGGGGTTCTGTTCAAAGTGCCATTGTAGACCCGGCGCGGATCAGCGATCAGTTACAACGGGACGTACAACGGATCATTGAACAATTCCCCCAACGGAAAGGCTAG
- a CDS encoding sigma 54-interacting transcriptional regulator — protein sequence MPLNAINVNQESPQTILLVEDEFAVANDLQIILKKAGYRVSGIAFTVEKALEIIHQQRPDLVLLDIHLKGAQTGIDLAWQLSKEAIPFVYLSANTNTSILEQAKMTKPYGFLVKPFREKDVLVALEIAHYRHAHSIELQVRQEQALQIKLTDALSERSNWEQRLLTVARLFQPYIPFDYMVLGPEREPTQNAFRSYSFFRIGLDDYQTIGTNTFLQMTSLSMEKYQQILSQVPYDGEALYNGADFVAICRQNPLKALIAKTFRLESNLTIPLKTAQNGTFYVSFFSRQPDTYQPNHLALLLRMQPSLTLTVDRLLAFDKIEQLSEQLRQENTYLLEEVKTGANFEEIIGTSPSLLAVFNSIEQVAPTDYTVLIQGETGTGKELIARAVHNRSTRKTKALIKLNCAALPTNLIESELFGHEKGAFTGAVDKRVGKFELAHGGTIFLDEIGELPLELQPKLLRVLQEKEIERVGGKGSIYCDVRVIAATNRDLHQEVIAGRFRQDLFYRLNVFPINLPPLRDRREDLIPLANFFLAKIAKKLGKRLTGLSKTSLEQLQNYHWPGNIRELEHLLERAAIMSTTPEIFLRESLTTHSISTPLASQSTTFVKPFDQAERDNVLAALKQANYRIRGKGGAAELLNIKPTTLEAKMIRMDIKRSKSAD from the coding sequence ATGCCGCTTAATGCCATAAACGTCAACCAAGAATCTCCACAAACCATTCTGCTCGTAGAAGATGAATTCGCGGTAGCCAATGATTTGCAGATAATCCTGAAAAAAGCGGGCTACCGGGTCAGTGGCATTGCCTTTACAGTGGAAAAAGCCCTGGAGATCATTCATCAGCAACGACCCGATCTGGTTTTGCTGGACATCCACCTCAAGGGGGCGCAAACGGGTATTGATCTGGCCTGGCAGCTGAGTAAAGAGGCTATCCCATTCGTGTATTTGTCGGCCAATACCAATACCAGCATTCTTGAGCAAGCTAAAATGACCAAACCTTACGGTTTTTTGGTGAAGCCTTTCCGTGAAAAAGATGTGCTGGTAGCGCTGGAAATTGCCCATTACCGTCACGCTCATAGCATCGAACTACAGGTACGACAGGAACAGGCATTACAAATTAAATTAACAGATGCGCTTTCGGAAAGGAGTAACTGGGAACAACGGTTACTAACCGTTGCACGGCTTTTTCAGCCCTATATTCCATTCGATTACATGGTTTTGGGGCCGGAAAGAGAACCGACCCAGAATGCCTTCCGCTCCTATAGCTTCTTCAGGATCGGCCTCGATGACTATCAAACCATTGGGACGAATACTTTTCTGCAAATGACCAGCCTGTCAATGGAAAAGTACCAACAGATTCTCTCTCAGGTTCCTTACGATGGAGAGGCTCTTTATAACGGAGCTGATTTTGTCGCGATATGTCGGCAAAATCCCTTAAAAGCACTCATTGCCAAAACGTTCCGACTAGAGTCAAATTTGACGATTCCTTTAAAAACGGCGCAAAATGGCACCTTCTATGTTTCCTTTTTTAGCCGACAGCCAGACACCTATCAGCCAAATCACCTGGCTTTACTTCTACGAATGCAGCCGTCGCTCACACTGACGGTTGATCGGTTACTGGCTTTTGATAAGATCGAGCAGCTCAGTGAACAACTGCGCCAGGAAAATACCTATTTGCTGGAGGAGGTAAAAACTGGAGCTAATTTTGAGGAAATCATCGGAACCAGCCCCTCTTTGCTGGCTGTGTTCAACAGCATTGAGCAAGTGGCCCCAACCGATTATACTGTCCTGATTCAGGGTGAGACCGGTACGGGTAAAGAACTGATCGCGCGCGCTGTTCACAATCGATCAACCCGTAAGACCAAAGCCTTAATCAAGCTCAACTGCGCGGCCCTGCCAACCAATCTCATCGAGTCGGAGTTATTCGGCCATGAAAAAGGGGCATTTACAGGTGCTGTCGATAAGCGGGTTGGCAAGTTTGAACTGGCTCATGGTGGTACTATTTTCCTGGATGAGATTGGCGAGCTACCCCTGGAGCTGCAACCAAAATTACTGCGTGTGTTGCAGGAAAAGGAGATTGAACGTGTTGGGGGAAAAGGGTCTATTTATTGCGATGTACGGGTGATTGCGGCAACCAACCGTGATTTGCATCAAGAGGTAATCGCTGGCCGATTCCGTCAGGATCTGTTTTACCGCCTGAACGTATTTCCCATTAATCTGCCTCCCCTACGGGATCGGCGGGAAGACCTGATTCCACTGGCTAATTTCTTTTTGGCGAAGATCGCCAAGAAACTGGGCAAAAGGCTGACAGGACTTTCGAAAACTTCGTTAGAACAACTTCAGAATTATCATTGGCCCGGCAATATCCGGGAGTTAGAGCATCTGCTGGAACGGGCTGCTATTATGAGCACTACGCCCGAGATCTTTTTACGTGAATCATTGACAACTCACTCCATATCTACTCCTCTGGCTAGTCAGTCAACAACCTTTGTCAAACCATTTGATCAGGCCGAACGGGACAATGTTCTGGCCGCGTTGAAACAAGCGAATTATCGGATTCGAGGAAAAGGCGGTGCTGCTGAACTGCTGAACATTAAACCAACAACGCTCGAAGCCAAGATGATACGAATGGATATCAAGCGGAGTAAGTCGGCCGATTAA
- a CDS encoding Na+/H+ antiporter, with protein sequence MLENHLLLVLTLLFVVSMLALISEKLNVPYPIVLVLAGLIISFIPGVPLVSMRPDVIFFIFLPPLLYSAAWNTAWSEFWHLRRSIGTLAVGLVIFTATGIAFVSYWLIPNFSLAAGFLLGSIISPPDAIAATSVLQKLKIPRRVTTILDGESLLNDATSLIVFRFALICILTGKFIFWDATVGFFTVVIMGVVIGLAIGHLVYLIHKNLPTTAGTDTALTLITPYLMYLTAEHFHFSGVLAVVSGGLLVSYRSADIFAYNSRLQSLTVWSVLVFLLNGIVFILIGLQLPQIIKGIERYSFPHIIFYAVIISLVTIIIRLFWVFTVNYLIRLLKPSRENNEARFNWKADFVVGWSGMRGVVSLASALAIPLTLSTGIEFPYRSLILFITFTVILATLILQGLTLPFLLRWLKVETHENDVQQENTIRYKLAIAVIEYLERNCPTEITEIPVFTRVKNRYERMAEIANKSLVADDDLSPSFMKTYRDMLLEIIRVRRAVLKKMHRDNIFADHLIRAKERELDLEEARTRKT encoded by the coding sequence ATGTTAGAAAATCATTTGCTCCTTGTGTTGACCCTGTTATTCGTGGTTTCCATGTTGGCGCTTATCAGTGAAAAACTTAATGTCCCCTACCCGATCGTATTAGTTCTTGCCGGGCTCATTATCAGTTTCATTCCAGGCGTACCGTTGGTAAGTATGAGGCCTGATGTTATTTTTTTCATCTTTCTCCCTCCATTACTCTACTCAGCTGCCTGGAACACTGCCTGGAGTGAGTTTTGGCATTTACGTCGATCCATTGGCACCTTAGCCGTTGGCCTTGTCATTTTTACAGCCACAGGTATCGCGTTTGTTTCTTATTGGTTGATTCCCAATTTTTCGCTGGCAGCCGGGTTTCTATTAGGGAGTATTATTTCACCACCTGATGCTATTGCGGCTACATCCGTTTTACAGAAATTGAAGATACCCCGACGTGTGACCACCATTTTGGATGGGGAAAGTTTACTAAACGATGCCACCAGTTTAATCGTCTTCCGTTTTGCACTGATTTGCATCCTCACGGGTAAGTTTATTTTTTGGGATGCGACAGTAGGATTTTTCACTGTGGTTATCATGGGTGTTGTCATTGGACTCGCCATTGGCCATCTGGTATATTTAATCCATAAAAATTTACCGACAACAGCCGGCACAGACACCGCACTCACATTGATTACACCCTATTTAATGTATCTGACGGCGGAGCATTTTCATTTTTCCGGTGTATTGGCGGTAGTAAGCGGTGGGTTGCTAGTATCCTATCGATCTGCCGACATTTTCGCCTATAACTCTCGCTTGCAGTCGTTAACGGTTTGGTCAGTTCTGGTCTTTCTCCTGAACGGAATCGTCTTCATTTTGATAGGATTACAATTACCACAAATAATTAAAGGTATAGAGCGTTATTCCTTCCCGCACATCATTTTTTATGCGGTTATCATAAGCCTGGTAACCATTATCATTCGCTTGTTCTGGGTCTTTACAGTGAACTATCTAATCCGTTTGCTTAAACCCAGTCGAGAAAATAATGAGGCCCGATTTAACTGGAAAGCGGACTTTGTTGTCGGGTGGAGTGGCATGCGTGGCGTCGTATCGCTGGCCTCTGCTTTAGCTATTCCATTAACCCTCTCAACGGGTATTGAATTTCCGTACAGGAGCTTAATATTGTTTATTACCTTCACGGTTATACTAGCCACGTTGATTCTTCAAGGTCTTACACTGCCTTTTTTATTACGCTGGTTAAAAGTGGAGACCCATGAGAATGACGTTCAGCAGGAAAATACGATTCGCTATAAGTTAGCAATTGCGGTAATTGAATATTTAGAACGCAACTGCCCAACCGAGATCACTGAAATACCTGTTTTTACGAGAGTAAAAAACAGGTATGAGCGGATGGCAGAAATAGCGAATAAAAGCCTGGTTGCCGATGATGACTTATCACCATCCTTTATGAAAACCTACCGGGATATGTTGCTCGAAATAATTCGGGTCAGGCGTGCTGTCCTAAAGAAAATGCACCGGGATAATATATTTGCGGACCATTTAATCCGGGCGAAAGAACGCGAATTGGATCTGGAAGAGGCTAGAACCCGAAAAACGTAG
- a CDS encoding RNA polymerase sigma factor, producing the protein MKIDQLTLITGDDYWVQQHRMGNQLGMSILYQRYYPKVYNKCLSLCQDSDLAFDLAQDILLKAFDHLHSFRELSSFSTWLYTITYNHYREFFRNSKRLPISQLNENHEGSAGDFAMTFEESTSQQDPAESRMLALLSSISETDRTMLYLKYRDGQSIEHIQARFMLSASAVKMRLKRARTKLNKLYAKQPY; encoded by the coding sequence ATGAAAATTGACCAGCTTACTTTAATTACCGGTGATGATTACTGGGTTCAGCAGCATCGTATGGGTAACCAATTGGGAATGAGCATACTGTATCAACGATACTACCCAAAAGTATACAATAAATGTCTTTCCCTTTGCCAGGATTCGGACCTCGCCTTTGATCTCGCACAGGATATTTTATTAAAGGCATTTGACCACCTGCATTCCTTCAGGGAGCTATCATCCTTTTCTACCTGGCTCTACACGATTACCTACAATCATTATCGGGAGTTTTTTCGGAATTCAAAGCGTCTGCCAATCTCCCAACTCAATGAAAATCATGAGGGGAGTGCAGGTGATTTCGCGATGACATTTGAGGAAAGTACAAGTCAGCAAGACCCGGCAGAAAGCAGGATGCTGGCGCTGCTTAGTAGTATTTCAGAAACGGATAGAACCATGTTATATCTTAAATATCGCGATGGTCAATCCATTGAACACATCCAGGCTCGGTTTATGCTTTCGGCCAGTGCCGTTAAAATGCGGCTAAAAAGGGCCAGAACAAAGCTTAATAAACTCTATGCGAAGCAACCATATTGA